The DNA window ATCCAGTGTCTCGATCGACACGGCATCATCAAAATCCTTTGCTTCAACCGGATCTATCGTAAAACAGGTGAGGTTACGAAGATCAAGCCGATTTTTCTGCTCCTTTTTATCAAGCCCCTCTCTTAAGGATGCCGACTCTTTCTCAACGGATTTTGGAAACTTGGGGTTCAGCCCGAAAAGTGCGCATACCGATTCAAAATCGGTACCCGGATCATCCGGATACCCGATTATCCTCGTAACTTCTACCTTTGAACTATCAAGATAAGAATCACCTTCAACTAATTTAGCAACTATCTTTTGGCCGCTTTTACCTCCCCCTTCTTTCCCATAAATCACGGGAAGATTATTCTTGAGCATCCTCTCGTCGGGTGTAACAAACCATTTCCCACGCAATTTTCTGAGGGTACCGACGATTTCGGTTCGCTTTCTCTCAACAACGTCTACAATTCTGCCTTCCGGGTTGGGCCCGAAGCGGTGAGGAAATACCTCTACCTTCACTTTATCTCCGCTCAACGCTCCTTGCATTGCATCGGAGGAGATGAAGATATCAAGCCCATCCTCGACTATCACGAATCCGAATCCTTTCATCGTCACCGAAAGAGCTCCCTCAAAATATTTTTCACTCCCCTTAGCGGCGTAACGTGACTTAGGATACTTCCTGATTTTACCTGATTTGCTCAGTGAATAAAGGAGTCGCTTAAATCGGACATATTCGTTTCCTGCAACCCCGATCGCCTTGGCAATCTCCTTCTGCTTGAACCTGCTTCCCCGGTTCAATTCGAGAAAATTTAATGTTTTATCCTTAATATCGTCCAAAATCGTTTATTTCTACACATTCTCCTAAATTTGGTAAATATACCTTCAGAAATCGGGAAGTGCAATTATGATGAGTTTGCTTGAGCCGGCAGGAGTTTACTGACCGAAACTTGTTAAGAATTATTTCTATTTTTCACCGGAGATAATAACAACCGATCCCCATCCCAGTAATCTAAACCTTACATTCGAGAAACCGGATTTTGTCATCTTTACTTCCAATTCATCCACACCGGGAACGTTCGATATTGACTCCGGCAGGTAATCATATGCCGCTCGGTCTCCCGTAATAATACCTCCTAACGGGGGTATAATTTTCTTAAAATAAAAATTAAAGATTTTGCCTGTCAGAGATGATTTCATGTGGGCTAATTCCAACACTGCGAACCTACCCCCCGGTATCAAAACCCTCAGTACCTCTTTAAACATCTCGGCGATACCGTCTACATTCCTCAAAGAAAAACCGGTTGCGACCGAATCAAAAGTCGCATCCGGAAACGGCAGATTAAGAGCATCCGTCCTGCTGAATGAAAGTCTCCTCGTCACTGCCTTTCTCTTTGCCTTCATTCGTGCGACGTCCAGCATTCTTTCCGAGAAGTCAATACAGATAACCTTTTCGGCTCCTGATCTTGCGAATATCAATCCCAAGTCCCCCGTACCGCATGCGAGGTCCAACGCCATGCCTTTGTTCTTTCCGAGAGATTCTTTTACAGCCAAACGCTTCCATCGGCGGTGTAATCCGCCTGTCATGATGTCGTTCATAAGGTCATACCGGAGCGCAATGCTGTTGAACATCTTCCGGACGGCATCAGGTTTTTCATCCGGGATCCCGTCCCTCTTTTCGTATGGAATTACGTTCACGCTTCTACCCATTTTTCTCTGCGTTCATCGAACCAATATAACATGAAATATCCTGAGTTTCTTCCGGCATCTATCAGTGGACTTCCACCAAAATTTCATGTTAATCCGAGCGATAGATACTACCATGTTGATTCCCCACCCTATAGCCCGGCCATAAATGACTGGGCTATCTTACACAACTCAGTGATATTTTCCGTTCAACTTTCTGACAATGGCTATCCTATACCCAGACCGCTTTTCCGACGGCGTTTCCGCCGAAGCGGGTGCGTATCGAGTCGAGCGCGGCATTCAGGTCGACCAGCTTCTTCCTTTCCGCACTATCGGAGAAAAGCTCCGTCTGCCCTACGGGGCGTGAGAGTTTTCTCGCTTCCAGCTCAAGCGCGCGGATGCGAATCCGTCTCTTCACCGTACGCTCGAAAATATCCCGCGCAGCGGCGTAAACGTCGTCGTCGAGGAAAAGAGGATGCCGAAGCTGCACCCTTCCCCGCTCTTCTTTTTCATCGGAATATATCACAAGAACGCGGAGCTCGCCGATTCGAA is part of the Candidatus Neomarinimicrobiota bacterium genome and encodes:
- the ubiE gene encoding bifunctional demethylmenaquinone methyltransferase/2-methoxy-6-polyprenyl-1,4-benzoquinol methylase UbiE, with the translated sequence MGRSVNVIPYEKRDGIPDEKPDAVRKMFNSIALRYDLMNDIMTGGLHRRWKRLAVKESLGKNKGMALDLACGTGDLGLIFARSGAEKVICIDFSERMLDVARMKAKRKAVTRRLSFSRTDALNLPFPDATFDSVATGFSLRNVDGIAEMFKEVLRVLIPGGRFAVLELAHMKSSLTGKIFNFYFKKIIPPLGGIITGDRAAYDYLPESISNVPGVDELEVKMTKSGFSNVRFRLLGWGSVVIISGEK